The stretch of DNA CATCGTGACCTCCTGAGCGCGGACACACACGCGCGCGGCGAAAAGGTTGGGGACGGCGCGCACATCCGCCCACTGTCTTCTCGCGCGCCTGCACTGTCGTGCGATGCACGGGCAGAGCAGGCAGGCACGTCGTTCAGCCCATGCCGCGCAGCGCCCCGCGCCCGAAGACGCGGTAGAGCAGCAGCAGGCAGGGCAGGGTGACGAGCACCGCCGCGAGCAGCACCCACAGCAGCGCGCGCTGCGTGGCCTCGCCCGCGGCCGCCTCCTGCAGCGTGAGCGCGCCCTCCACGAGGTACGGATGCTGCGAGGCCGCCCACCCCACCACGATGAGCGCGCCCTGCGCCGCTGCGGCCGCGCGCGCCGCGTGGAAGCGCCGCCGCAGCAGCAGCCCGAACGCCGCGAGCGCCGCCACCGCCGTCGCCGCGTGCAGCGCGAGCGCGAAGGGCGCGTGCACCAGCCCCGCCCACAGCCGCGGCGCCCCGGTGCGCGCGAGCAGCAGCACGGCGAAGGCAGCGACGAACAGCGCGGCCCCGCTCGCGAGCGCGCGCCGTCGGAAGTCCTCCGCGAGCGCCGGCTCCTCCGCCTCCGCGCTCAGGTACACCGCGGCGAGGAAGGCGAAGAGCGCGAGCGCGAGCGCGCCGGTGGCGAGCGCGAAGGGGCTCGTCCACGCGGCGAAGAAGCCGCTCACCACGATTCCCTCGCGCAGCCGGATGCCTCCCGAGGCCACCGCCCCCACGCACATGCCCAGCAGCGCGGGCGCAATCACGCTCGCCGTGCTGAACATCCGTCCCCAGCGCCGCTGCACCGCGTCCCCGCGCGCGTCGTAGGCGCGGAAGGTGAAGGCGCTGCCGCGCAGCACGATGCCAATCAAGAGCAGCGTGAGCGGCACGTGCAGCGCCACCGAGAGCGCGGCGAAGGCGCGCGGGAACGCACTGAAGAGCAGCACCACGCCGGCGATGAGCCACACGTGGTTGACCTCCCACACCGGCCCGATGGCCCGCGCGATGAGCGCGCGCTGTGCCTCCTTGCGAGGGCCGCTGGCGAGCAGGTCCCACACCCCGCCGCCGAAGTCCGCGCCGCCCAGCAGCGCGTAGAGGACGAAGGCGGTGAGCATCGCGAGCGCGAGCAGCGTCTCAGTGCTGGGCAAGGGGCACCTCGCTTCCGGGCAGCGTGCTGCGCACCTGGCGCCCGAGCAGGAAGAGCACCGTGGCGCCGAGGAACAGGTACACGAAGGTGAAGAGCCAGAAGGGCGCGGCGAGGTAGGGCACCGGCGTCACCGCGTCCACCGTGCGCAGGGCCCCGCGCACCACCCAGGGCTGGCGGCCCCACTCCGTCACCAGCCACCCGGCCTCCAGCGCCACGAGCCCCAGCGGCCCCGCCCACGTCCACGCGCGCAGCCACCCGCGCCCCTCGGGCCAGGCCTTCTTGCGCCAGCGCCGCCACAGGCTCGCCGCCGCGAGCAGCGCCATCAGCGAGCCCGTGCCCACCATCACCTGGAAGCTCAGGTGCACCTTCGCCACCCGCGGCCACTCGTCGCGCGGGAAGGCGTCGAGGCCCTTCACCTCCGCATCCGGGTCCTCGAAGGCGAGGATGGACAGCCCGCGCGGCACCTCCAGCGCCCAGCGCGTGGTGCCCGCCGCCTCGTCCGGCACGCCACCCAGGCGCAGGGGCGCGCCGCGCTCCGTCTCGAACTGTCCCTCCAACGCCGCGAGCTTCACCGGCTGGTGGCGCGCGACGTGCTTCGCCGAGAGGTCTCCGACCACCGGCTGCAAGAGCGCCGTCACGCACGCGAGCGGCAGCGCCACGCGCAGGGCCTTGCGGTGGAAGGCCTCGCCCGGGTGCCGCGCGAGCGCCCACGCGTGGATGCCCGCCATGGCGAAGGCGCTCGCCTGGTAGCAGCTGAGCAGCACGTGCGCCGTCTGCGTGGGCCAGGAGGGGCTGAACATCGCCTGCAGCGGCGCCACCGAGAGGAGCCGCCCGTCCGCGCCGAGGACGATGCCCGCCGGGTTGTTCATGAAGGCGTTCACCAGCGTGACGAAGAAGGCGCTCGAGGCGCCCGAGAGCGCCACCATGACGCCGCTGAAGAGGTGCAGGTTCGCGCTCACCCGCTCGCGGCCGTACAGGTAGATGCCGAGGAACAGCGCCTCCACGAAGAAGGCCACGCCCTCCAGGCTGAACGCGAGGCCGATCGCCTCGCCGTAGCGCCCCATGAACTGCGGCCACAAGAGCCCCAGCTCGAAGGAGAGCACCGTGCCGCTCACCGCCCCCACCGCGAAGAGGATGGCGGTGCCCTTCGCGAGCTGCGCCGAGAGCCGGCGGTAGTCCGCGTCCCCCGTGCGCCGGTAGGCGAGGTCGCTGAGCACCATCAAGAGCGGCAGCGCGACTCCCGCCGCCGCGAACACGATGTGGAAGCCCAGCGAGAGGCCCATCTGCGCGCGGGCGTAGAGGAGGTCGGTCATGCCCTCGGGATAACTAATGGCCAGTGGATGCGCAATTAGCTGCGCTGAAATGACGCAGGGGCCGTGAAGAGGTCCTGCTGCATGCCATCGCCGGGGCCGAGGAGGCAGGCGAGGCGCGCGCCCTCGAGCCGCAGCAGCTGGCGCTTCGTGGGCAGGCCGCCGCCGAAGCCCGTGAGGCTGCCGTCGCTGCCCACCACGCGGTGGCAGGGCACCACGATGGGCAGCGGGTTGCGCCCATTCGCGAGCCCCACCGCGCGGCTGGCGCCCGGCTTGCCCAGGCGCCGCGCGAGCTCGCCGTAGCTCACCGTCTCGCCGTACGGAATGGTGCACAGCGCCGCCCACACGCTCTTCTGGAAGGCGGTGCCCTCGGGGGCGAGCGGGAGGGTGAACGCGCGCAGGCGTCCCTCGAAGTAGGCCTCCAGCTGGCGCAGCGCCTCGCTGAAGCGCGCGCGCTCCTCGCGCCACTGCGGCTCGGGCTCCTGCGCGTGGCGCCCCGCGGGGAACTGGATGTGGCTCAGGCCGGCCTCGTCCGCCGCGAGCAGCAGCCGGCCGATGGGCGAGTCCGTGAAGGTGAAGACGGTCATGCGAGGCTCCAGAGCAGGAGGGCAGCGTAGCCGCGCCAGGGACGCCAGCGCTCGGCGCGCTCGCGCAGGGCCCGGGCAGTGAGTGGGGACGCGCCACCGGCCACGCGGCGCAGCACGAGGTCTCCCTCGGGGAAGGCATCCGGCTCGCCCAGCCCGCGCAAGAGCGCGTAGGCGGCCGTCCACGGGCCGATGCCCGGCAGCCGCTCGAGCCGCACCTGCAGCTCCTCCGCCGGCGCATCGAGCGCGAGCGCTCCGCGCGCCACGGCCTGCGCCAGTTGCACCAGCGCCTCGCCCCGTGCGCGCGGCAGCGGGAGCGAGGCGGGGGAGACCTGCGCGAGGGCCTCGGGGGTGGGAAAGAGGTGGGTGAGGCCGCCGGGCCCGGGGCAGGGCTCGCCGTAGGCGCTCGCGAGGCGGCCTGCGTGCGTGCGCGCCGCGGCCACGCTCACCTGCTGCCCGAGCACCGCGCGCACCAGCAGCTCGAAGAGGTCGAAGGCGCCCGGGATGCGCAGGCCGGGGCGGCGCGCGAGCGCGGGGGCGAGCAGGGGGTCTGCGCCCAGCGCGTCGCGCACCACCGCCGGGTCCAGGCCGAGGTCGAACTGCTGGCGCACGCGCGCCGTCACCTCGTAGAGCACCGTCGCGTCCGGGTGGCGCACGGTGAGCTCCAGGCTGCCGGCCTCGGGCAGGTGGCGAACCTGGAACCAGCCCCCGCGGCCGCCCACGCGGATGGTGCGCCGGTACACGCCCGCGTCCACCGTCTCCACGCCGGGCAGCGCGCGCCGGGCGAGGAAGGCGAGCAGCCCCTCCCAGTCGTAGGGCGGGCGGTAGGCGAGGCGCAGGCAGTAGGTGTCCGGCTCCGCGCTCGCGCGCTGCCGGCTGCGCCGCAGCTGCGAGGGGGCGCGCCCGTAGGTCTGCAGGAAGCTCGCGTTGAAGCGGCGCACGCTGCCGTAGCCCGAGGCCGCCGCCACCTGGCCCATGGGGAGCTGCGTCTCGTCCAGCAGCCGCTTCGCGAAGTGCAGCCGCCGCGTCTGCGCGACGCCCACGGGGCTCGCGCCCAGGTGCTCCACGAAGAGCCGGTGCAGGTGGCGCGGCCCCACGCCCACCTTCGCCGCGAGCGCCTCCACGCTGCCCGTGTCCAGCGCGCCCTCGCCGATGAGCCGCAGTGCGCGGCGCACGGTGGCGCTGGTGCCCTCCCAGGCCGGCGTGCCCGGCGCGGCCTCCGGGCGGCAGCGCAGGCAGGGGCGGTAGCCGGCCTCCGCGGCGGCCGCGGCCGTGGGGTAGTAGAGGATGTTCACGCGCCGCGGGCTCACGGCGGGGCACACCGGGCGGCAGTAGATGCCGGTGGTGCGCACGGCGATGTAGAAGCGCCCGTCGAAGCGCGCATCGCGGGCGAGGCGGGCGCGGTCACAGATGGCGGGGTCCAGCTCCATGGGTGCAAGAGTACGCGCCGCGGGGGACAGGGGCTGGCCGTTTTCGGACGCAGACGGGAGGCAGGGGTGGAGAGGCCGGAGCGCAGGAGGCGGTGGCGGCGCTGGGCGCTGGATGCGCTGCTCGTGCTGCTCGCCGTGGTGGCGGTGAGCGCGTGGCAGACGCGGGGCCTGCCCTCCTCGGGCACGCGCGCGCCTGGGTTCACGCTGCGCACGCTGGACGGGGGCACGCTCTCGCTCGCGCAGCTGCGCGGCCGGCCCGTGGTGCTCACCTTCTGGGCGCCCTGGTGCGCGGTCTGCAAGGCCGAGACGCCCAACCTCGCCCGGCTGCAGCGCCTTGCGGGAGAGCGGGCGCACGTCGTCTCGGTCGCCGTGGCCTACCCGGGAGAGGAGGCGGTGCGGCGCTTCGTGCGCGAGCAGGAGGTGCAGGGCGCAGTGGGCCTCGGCGATGACGCGCTGCAGGAGGCCTACGGGGTGAGTGCCCTGCCCACCACGCTCTTCCTCGGGGAGGACGGCCGGGTGCGCCACGCCGCCGTGGGCTACACGACGACGCTGGGGCTGGTGTGGCGGCTGTGGCTCTGACGTGGGCAGAGGTGCGGGCGGGCAGGTGAACGGCTGCGGCCACGCATCGCTGGCATCCGGGGACGCGGGGCGATAGGAGCACGCTCGCGCCCACCGCCATGGACTCCTCCACTCCGATGCCCGCCTCCGCGTCTCCGGCCTCCGCTCCCTCTCCCGCCCGCTCCATCTCCTTCGAGGACACGGGCGTCGCCTTCGCGTCGCAGAGCAACGCGCGCCTGCGCAAGGCGCAGCTCTTCTTCTCCCTGCTCGAGCAGCCGCTGCTCGCGCGCGCGGGCATCGCCACGACGCGGGCGCTCCTGGGCGCGCGCGTGCCGGGGATGAGCACGCTGGTGCGCCACACGGTGTTTGCCCAGTTCTGCGGCGGCGAGAGCATCGAGGAGTGCCACGGCGCGGTGGAGGCGCTCGCGCAGCACGGCGTGCAGAGCATCCTCGACTACAGCGTGGAGGGCGAGAAGAGCGAGCCCGGCTTCGAGGCCACCGCGAAGGAGACGCTCGCCACCATCGAGTGGGCGGCGAAGCACCCGCACATCGCGTTCTCGGTGTTCAAGGTGACGGGGCTCGCGCGCTTCAGCCTGCTGGAGAAGCTGGGCGCGCGCGTGAGCCTCAGCGCCGAGGAGCAGGCCGAGTGGGAGCGCGTGCGCGCGCGCGTGCTGGGGCTGTGCGAGCGCGCCCACGCGCTCGGGGTGCGCATCTTCATCGACGGCGAGGAGACCTGGATCCAGGACGTCATCGACGGGCTCGCCGAGGAGGCGATGGCGCGCTTCAACCGCGAGCGCACCATCGTCTACAACACGTACCAGATGTACCGCACCGCGAGCCTCGGCAACCTGAAGGCCGCGCTCGGGCGGGCGAAGGCCGGCGGCTACTTCTTCGGCGCGAAGCTGGTGCGCGGCGCGTACATGGAGAAGGAGCGCAACCGCGCGAAGGCCTTCGGCTACGCGGACCCCATCCACCCGGACAAGGCCGCGACCGACAAGGCCTACGACGAGGCGATGCTGGTGTGCCTCGATCACCTGGACCGCAGCGCGCTGTGCGCCGGCACGCACAACGAGGCGAGCTGCCGGCTGCTCATCGCGGAGATGGCCCGCCGCCACATCGCGCCGGACGACAAGCGCGTGTACTTCAGCCAGCTGTACGGGATGAGCGACAACATCTCCTTCAACCTCGCGCGCGCCGGCTACCACGTGGCCAAGTACCTGCCCTACGGCCCCGTGCGCAGCGTGCTGCCCTACCTCATCCGCCGCGCCGAGGAGAACAGCGCCATCGCCGGCCAGGGCGGCCGGGAGATCGGCCTCGTGCGCCGCGAGCTGCAGCGCCGCCGGCAGCAGGGCGCGTAGCGTGTCCTCCCTCTCCCTCTGGGAGAGGGGCGGGGTGAGGGACGGATGTCCGAGGAGCGCTACCGCATCCCCGCCGGCCCCCACCGCGTGGAGCAGGAGGTGCTCAAGAGCCGCTTCCTCACCACGCTGGAGCCTGTCGCGAGCGCCGAGGAGGCACGCGCCTTCGTGGAGCGCATCCG from Aggregicoccus sp. 17bor-14 encodes:
- a CDS encoding cytochrome d ubiquinol oxidase subunit II; this encodes MPSTETLLALAMLTAFVLYALLGGADFGGGVWDLLASGPRKEAQRALIARAIGPVWEVNHVWLIAGVVLLFSAFPRAFAALSVALHVPLTLLLIGIVLRGSAFTFRAYDARGDAVQRRWGRMFSTASVIAPALLGMCVGAVASGGIRLREGIVVSGFFAAWTSPFALATGALALALFAFLAAVYLSAEAEEPALAEDFRRRALASGAALFVAAFAVLLLARTGAPRLWAGLVHAPFALALHAATAVAALAAFGLLLRRRFHAARAAAAAQGALIVVGWAASQHPYLVEGALTLQEAAAGEATQRALLWVLLAAVLVTLPCLLLLYRVFGRGALRGMG
- a CDS encoding cytochrome ubiquinol oxidase subunit I, with the protein product MTDLLYARAQMGLSLGFHIVFAAAGVALPLLMVLSDLAYRRTGDADYRRLSAQLAKGTAILFAVGAVSGTVLSFELGLLWPQFMGRYGEAIGLAFSLEGVAFFVEALFLGIYLYGRERVSANLHLFSGVMVALSGASSAFFVTLVNAFMNNPAGIVLGADGRLLSVAPLQAMFSPSWPTQTAHVLLSCYQASAFAMAGIHAWALARHPGEAFHRKALRVALPLACVTALLQPVVGDLSAKHVARHQPVKLAALEGQFETERGAPLRLGGVPDEAAGTTRWALEVPRGLSILAFEDPDAEVKGLDAFPRDEWPRVAKVHLSFQVMVGTGSLMALLAAASLWRRWRKKAWPEGRGWLRAWTWAGPLGLVALEAGWLVTEWGRQPWVVRGALRTVDAVTPVPYLAAPFWLFTFVYLFLGATVLFLLGRQVRSTLPGSEVPLAQH
- a CDS encoding methylated-DNA--[protein]-cysteine S-methyltransferase — its product is MTVFTFTDSPIGRLLLAADEAGLSHIQFPAGRHAQEPEPQWREERARFSEALRQLEAYFEGRLRAFTLPLAPEGTAFQKSVWAALCTIPYGETVSYGELARRLGKPGASRAVGLANGRNPLPIVVPCHRVVGSDGSLTGFGGGLPTKRQLLRLEGARLACLLGPGDGMQQDLFTAPASFQRS
- a CDS encoding DNA-3-methyladenine glycosylase 2; amino-acid sequence: MELDPAICDRARLARDARFDGRFYIAVRTTGIYCRPVCPAVSPRRVNILYYPTAAAAAEAGYRPCLRCRPEAAPGTPAWEGTSATVRRALRLIGEGALDTGSVEALAAKVGVGPRHLHRLFVEHLGASPVGVAQTRRLHFAKRLLDETQLPMGQVAAASGYGSVRRFNASFLQTYGRAPSQLRRSRQRASAEPDTYCLRLAYRPPYDWEGLLAFLARRALPGVETVDAGVYRRTIRVGGRGGWFQVRHLPEAGSLELTVRHPDATVLYEVTARVRQQFDLGLDPAVVRDALGADPLLAPALARRPGLRIPGAFDLFELLVRAVLGQQVSVAAARTHAGRLASAYGEPCPGPGGLTHLFPTPEALAQVSPASLPLPRARGEALVQLAQAVARGALALDAPAEELQVRLERLPGIGPWTAAYALLRGLGEPDAFPEGDLVLRRVAGGASPLTARALRERAERWRPWRGYAALLLWSLA
- a CDS encoding TlpA disulfide reductase family protein; protein product: MERPERRRRWRRWALDALLVLLAVVAVSAWQTRGLPSSGTRAPGFTLRTLDGGTLSLAQLRGRPVVLTFWAPWCAVCKAETPNLARLQRLAGERAHVVSVAVAYPGEEAVRRFVREQEVQGAVGLGDDALQEAYGVSALPTTLFLGEDGRVRHAAVGYTTTLGLVWRLWL
- a CDS encoding proline dehydrogenase family protein; translated protein: MPASASPASAPSPARSISFEDTGVAFASQSNARLRKAQLFFSLLEQPLLARAGIATTRALLGARVPGMSTLVRHTVFAQFCGGESIEECHGAVEALAQHGVQSILDYSVEGEKSEPGFEATAKETLATIEWAAKHPHIAFSVFKVTGLARFSLLEKLGARVSLSAEEQAEWERVRARVLGLCERAHALGVRIFIDGEETWIQDVIDGLAEEAMARFNRERTIVYNTYQMYRTASLGNLKAALGRAKAGGYFFGAKLVRGAYMEKERNRAKAFGYADPIHPDKAATDKAYDEAMLVCLDHLDRSALCAGTHNEASCRLLIAEMARRHIAPDDKRVYFSQLYGMSDNISFNLARAGYHVAKYLPYGPVRSVLPYLIRRAEENSAIAGQGGREIGLVRRELQRRRQQGA